One window of Tenacibaculum maritimum NCIMB 2154 genomic DNA carries:
- a CDS encoding gliding motility lipoprotein GldH, translating to MDKSYVILLILFIYSFSSCDSKRIYDSYSPIPEEKWKKNSPISFSFSASDTLTPKNLFINIRNNNEYSFSNLFLITKMTFPDGQKITDTLEYEMTDPTGRFLGQGFSDIKENKLFYKENIVFPKLGNYTIDIYQSMRKNGAINGVIELEGITDVGFRIEKN from the coding sequence ATGGATAAATCATATGTTATTTTATTAATTCTTTTTATATATTCTTTTAGTTCATGCGATTCTAAAAGAATATATGACTCTTACAGTCCTATTCCTGAAGAAAAATGGAAAAAAAACAGTCCTATTTCCTTTAGTTTTTCAGCATCGGATACGCTTACCCCTAAAAATTTGTTTATCAATATAAGAAACAATAATGAATACTCTTTTAGTAATCTATTTTTAATTACTAAAATGACTTTTCCTGACGGACAAAAAATAACGGATACTTTGGAATATGAAATGACAGATCCTACAGGGCGTTTTTTAGGGCAAGGATTCTCAGACATTAAAGAAAACAAACTTTTTTATAAAGAAAATATCGTATTTCCAAAATTAGGAAACTACACCATAGACATTTATCAATCCATGCGAAAAAATGGAGCTATTAACGGTGTTATTGAACTAGAAGGAATTACAGATGTAGGCTTTCGAATCGAAAAAAATTAA